GATCTGCGCAAGCCCGAGTATACCGTCAATACTACCTAAAACCCATGTATAGCCTCAGGCATATCGGGGTcccaaactaaaataaatacccAAACGTGAaaagtacatgtattaaaatGCTACGTGCTAAATAATACAGGGGAAACAAGGTATAattgcaaaagtactgtgaTAACAGGGAGAAAAAGTACAAAAGTCCGAGACCACCCTATAATATCCTGcgtctccagacgtggaaagcagcAAAGTCTGGCACTAGGGTTTTCACCCAtaccagcaccctctaagtcTGATATTGGCTTCCTGCAGAAGCAGCGTGCAGCacgggaactcgatagtggccagcttccgAGCGGCAGAATGCGAAATCCCAACAGGTACCGATAGTGGCCTCGCCTAGGATGGCAGAATACGGTCCCTTAAAACTAATATTCCTGGTTCTGAGAAAGAACTCCAGGCTCAGAAAGGCCTCAAGGTCAAGAACCCACAGGTTCCTGAAATATGACCTTAGGGTCCAAACACTAAGAGTCTTATCAAAGATCTCAGGGTCCAGAACCCACGGGTTCCTTAAAAACACAACCTCCGGGTCCTGAACTCATCAATTCCCCAAACGATCATAGGGTCCAAAAAAGAGGCCCAAGGGTCCAAGACATAGGGGACCAGCCAAGAGTCTCAAGGACCGAAGGTTCCCAGGAAACTCGGCACCCAAAGTCCACGAACTCTTAGACGACCTCAAGATCTCAGGCTCAAGCGGCCCAGGTCCTATATGGGATTTCGAGAAATTCATCTCAAGGTACTCAGGCAGTCAGTCCCAGGGGCAATGCGATATCCTAGCTCAGACCACCTTGAAGAACCAGCGTCAAGAGCTGTTAAAAGAACCTCGAGTGATATGGTCACGAAGATCGGAGCCAATCACGAGACCTAGGGACCTAAAGGACTCCAAGTTCAAAAGACCCCGTGAGGAAGGATAGAGAAAGATGCAAATCCGAAAAGCATTCTTAAGAAGCCACAGCTGGGCCATTATTTAaacacaacaaaataaaaaaggtacAAGGTCCTGATTCGAAGTCTTAAACCCTCACCGAGGgcagttacaaaataaaaaaagaccCCTTCATGGGGTCAAGAGTTCAGAGGATAGAGATTGGAATCAGCTGGCAGGAGGGTCATTAGCAGCGGGCTCCGGCACCTTCTCCCTCTCCACGTCGCCAGGGACCTGCGGTTCACCCTCAAAGGAAGGAGTGGGGAGTCCTAGAAGTTCGGCCTCAGTGATCTTCACCGTTTTGTACTGCTCTAGGACGTTCGAAGGATCCCAACTGTCTGTCTGGGCTTTGAGCCACTCCcgctgttggggaaaaataccccgatatcatttcctccagcctccagGCAGGACCCAGACCCTCAGGTCCCCGATAAGGGAACGTTCCAGGTCCCGCTAGAAGGAACCCTGAGTTCGGTCCCTGGAACCGAGctcccttccaagaaatggaaaacttACGATAAGGAGactcttccatatttccgaatatggaagagtttaacctaatggAACCGACCCCTAGACGATTATATAAGAGCTACTAcaaccctaaagcaagggatcgacttCTCCAAGGCTTGGAGACTAGAATTAGAgagctagaactagggtttattAAAAGATCATTGTAACCGCCCTTGTTCTTGTTTGCCTGATCAATAATTCGTCTCTTCAAGCCTATTTCTTTATCATTCTCTTTTAATCCTCACGAAACACATACAAATTCACCCGGTTTACCAGCCTATCCATCGTTCtgtagtactcacaaagagcctacacaaaaatcccctaacagtttggcgctagaaggaggggagtaatctaacTACGTGATGGTGGCGGTGGATGAGCACGGCAAACCAACTGAAGATGCCAAAACGACAGCTGAGCTTCAAAAGCAAACAGACGGCTTGCAAAGCCAAATCACCGACATGCATCGAGCTCGGGAGACTACCGGAGAAAACCCCGACCTCTCTTCAGAAGTTCAAAGTCTGAAGGATAAACTTGACGAACACTCCAAACAGCTGGAGCAAAGCGCCGAGAAGCTAAGCCAGATTCATTCGGAGAACACTGTCCTCCGGGACCAGAACCAAGCCCTCAACATGGCAGGCAACAAGAAGCGCCATTTCAACACACCAATCCGACCTATGGGAAATCTAAACACGCCCAGCACCAGAGGAGGTACGACCGATACACCTCCTACGTTGGGAGTAGCTGGGGTAACTAGGGAAGGGACCGAGAATCCTCAAATCCATGACCTAGAAGAGAGCGATTCCGAGCCGGAACCCGGGAAGGAAGCACCTGAGAGGACTGCCGCAACAGAATCTTCCATAACCGGGTACCCGGAGAAAATTTTCTCTAAGAGATTCGACGCCATGCAGTTCATGGTAGAACGCCTACCAGGAGTAGCTCCCCCAATCCGGAGGAGCAACCCAGATTCTTACGCCGATACCCCTTCGTGGAGGAAATCGCCTCAGTCGAGATGCCTAGAAAGTTCTCCTTCCCCAGCATCAAGATGTATGACGGTACTGGCGACCCCGACGATCACATCGCACAGTACAAGCAAAGGATGTTGGCGGTTGCACTCCCTAAGGAATCCCGCAAAGCCACGATGTGCAAAGGGTTTGGTTCCACTCTGATCGGACCTGCCTTGCAATGGTACATCAATATCCCTACCAGGTCCATATCTTCCTTCGCAGGCCTGAGCGACAAATTCGTGGAGCAGTTCGCAAGTAGAAGAAGCCTGGAGAAAACTTCAGACGGTCTCTACGAAATTCACCAGCATCGAGTTGAACCCCTGCGAGActacatagcccgcttcaaCCAGGAGAAAGTGGCGGTCCCCGAATGCAGCATCCCTACCGCGATCTATGTGATCTATACAAAGAGTTGACCATGTACCCTTGCAAGACCATGGAAGATGTGCTGTCCCGGGCCTGGGCACAGGTGAAGTGGGAGGAAGATATTGCTAGCCGTGCCAAGGCTTAACCAAAGCAGGACCAAAGGTCAGCCCGATCAGATCGAGAAGATCGAGAGGAAAGATCCTCCCAAAAAGGATCCAAGGACTCCGGTATTAGAAACCGGGGCAGGTTCCAGTACCGGCctcaagagaaggaagaaggaaTGTCGGTATCTACCTGGCCCGATATCTCTCATCTCTCAATATCAACACCAGAGCTGGTCAACGCACTGAGgcagatgggccaacaggtTAAGTGGCCTCCAAAGATGAAAGCACCGGATTCGTTCTGGAACCCGGAATTCTGGTGCGACTTCCACCGCGATCATGGCCGCAAAACCGAAGACTGCATCGCCCTAAGGATCGAGGTCAACGAATTACTCCAATAGGGACATCTCCGAGAATTCCTCTCAGAGAAAGCCAAGGCCCACCTCAGCAAAGAAACAGCTGGGAACTCCAAAGGAGCTGCACCAACCTCACCACCTCGCCAAGATCGGGTGATCAATGTCATATCCGGAGGCTCGGAAGTAAGCGGAGTAAGCCACGCAGCCGCAAAGAAAAGCACCCGTAACGCTAAGCATGGTCTGGAAATGACCCAATCGAAGCTCCTACTTCTAGGCACCGATGAGATAAGCTTCACAGTTAAGGAGCAAGAGAAGATCCTAGCTCCCCACCATGATGCCCTAGTTATCTCTCTCACTGTAGCGAACTGCTTGGTGAAAAGAATACTAGTAGACAACGGCAGCTCAAGCAACATTATCTTCCAGAGGGCGTACCAAGATCTGGGGCTGGAGGAGAGAGCCCTGACGCGAAAGGTAACCCCACTCATCGGATTCAGCGGCGAGGTCAAGCAAACCGCCGGAGAGGCTATCCTCCCCGTATACACTGAAGGAGTCAACATGTCTACCAAATTCCTGGTCGTAGATTGCCAATCAGCATATAACATGATCTTGGGACGACCCTGGATTCATGATCTTGGGACGACCCTGGATTCACGACATGGGAGCAGTCCCTTCAACCCTTCATCAGATGGTGAAGTTTCCTACACCCTGGGGGCATCAGAGTAATTAGGGGAGACCAAGAGAACTCTCGATCCTGCTACCAGACCACCCTGAAGGGGaagaccaaggtcttatagcaattacagagaAGACCTCGGACCCCTCGGAACCCGCGAACCCCGGAATCAGAGGTCAATGATACGAGTAGTTGGGGGTCGTTCCGGAGAAGGCGGACCCCGAATCATTCAAAGAACCAGAGTAATCCTCAGAGAACCTGTGTCGACCGCTCCGCATGGTCTCCCCCGAAGCCCTTCGAAGTTTCATCTGCTCACAAGACCTGGTCTTCACAGGACCCTCGTCCTCCGCCTCACATAGACAAGACAACCAAGAACCTTATCAGGTATCAGTCAGTGGTCTCGCGGATAAATAAGTGGGGCACGAGTACTTCAAGGAGACCTCCTCAGAGTGTGCATCGGACGGATCCGGAGCAAAGGGCGCCTCACAGACGCAGGAGGGAGACACTTAGCCAGGCAGGAGGCCTCCGAACCTGGTCGCTCCGGTGGATGAATGTGACTACCCGTTTCATGGAAGTACTGAAAACCTTCATTGACAGAAGACAGCGGACCCCGAACACTAAAGGCCAGGGCATGAAACGAGTCTCGACCACGGTCCCTAGACCCAAGAAAGAGGCAGAACCCTGCATAAAAAGGAGGAACCCTCTATCAAGGACGCTCGTCCCAAAAGCAAGTCAAACCCTGCGAATCACCTAGCAACAAGAGGTAAAACATGTCCTAGCCAACGGGGTACCTCGCAAGCTGATACCTTGTACGGTCTCCGGACcatgatttctattaattattttatctattatttaagcattatgttttcCTACATCTATGTACGCTGAAACGTCTCcggacaaagcttatataataaaatagttccgactataaAAGAGTAGTAGGAATGCCATAATACTTAAATGGGCAaacgagctggatcaggtcaAAGTGACCTTCGATCCTGGCTAACCCTTAATGACAAAGTGGTACGACCACATAAAAAAAACGGGTATGAAACATAAGGTAGGAATGGGTCTGCGCAAGCCCGAGTATGCCTTCAATACTACCTAAAATCCCTGTATAGCCTCAGGCATATCGGGGTCCCaaacaaaaataccaaaaatgtgaaagtacatgtattaaaacgctatGTGCTAGAATAATACAGGGGACACGAGGTATAATTGCCATTGAGCAAGTGCAAAAGTCCGGAAGCACCACATAATATTCtacttctccagacgtggaaagtagcaaagcctggcacttgggttttcacccacaccagcaccctctaagtcTGATAGTGGCTTTCTGCAGAAAGCAGCATGCAGCACGGAAACTAGATAGTGACCAGCTTCCGAGCGGTAGAATGCGATACCCCAACACGTACCGAGAGTGGCGTCACCTAGGGTGGCAGAATGCGGTCCCTTTAACCTTAATTTTGGGTTCTGATAAAGAACTCCGTGCTCAGATAGGCCTCAGGGCCAAGAACTTATTGATTCCCTAAAAAGACTTCAGGGTCCAAAGACCATGTATCCAACTCAAGACCTCGGGGTCCAGAACCCACGGGTTACCTAAgaacgacctccgggtcctaAGCTTATCAAAAATTCTCCAAATGACTCCAGGGTCCCCAAAGGAGACCCAGTCACACGAGACCCGCTAGGTCTGTTTGTTGCAAGGTCCAAAGGTTCCAAGGAACCTTAGCACCCAGGATCCATGGGTCCTCCGACGTTCATGACATCAAAAGCCCATACGGCCCAGGTCCTGTAAGAGACCCTTAAGCAGTCGACGCTTTCTCAACCATTCCTCGATTACGACTCGTGAGTCAAGCCTCAAGGCCCCGAGGTCACTCAACAACCTGCAAACTTTTGAAAGATTGTTGAAAATCGCAGAAGCAAGACGCTTATCACCTACAAAGCTAAATATCCCGAAGACGAAGGAAAAGCAAGCAAAGGAAAGATGCAAATCTGAATAAAATAAAGCCACGACATGGCCATGgttcaattcaacaaaacaaaagtagAGCAGGCCAAGAAAGGCCGttattacaacaacaaaaaaaaggaagaacatTAGTTCAAGAGGAAGATTCCCCAGGCCTCAAATCTATGTCCATCCCGAAAACATGGGGAATGGCAGGTTCGTCCTCAAACAAAGGAACCGGAGCACCTTTGTTCTGGGCTTCCTCCAGGGCTATTGTTTTGTACTGTTCCAAAGCCTTGGCCAGGTCCCATTGGTTACTCTTCTTCTGTAGCCATTCTCTCATCAATTCCCACCGAGCGGTGACTCTTGCCCCATTTACGGCCATCACCATATCGAGACTCAGAGTTTCTATGGCCTCTTCCAGCTCTTGGTTCTTCTTGCCAATACGCATCTGCCGAAGACATTTCAGCTGCCCTCTCCGCATCCTTTAGCTTGTCTTTGAGATCACGGATCTCCATCTCACGGGCTACACGCTGAGCCTTCTCCTCCGAAACTTGATGCTTCAGATCATCTAGCTCTTCTTGGCTAACCAGCGAGCTCTCAATAGACAGCCGCTCTCCAAAATGAAACAGCTGGGAGATGGTCTGCACGGAAATCACAGTCTCCCATCAGAAACCGGAATAGAAAGAGATCAAAAGCACTACAACGTACCCGCAGAAGTCCCCCTTGGAGAACCTGAACAAACTCCAATGGCTCTCCCGAAGGAAGAATGGTGCCATCTTAAGGAAACACCTGGAGGTTCAAGTTAGATAAAGCCGTAGCAAGACTTCCCACGGCTGATTGCTGGAAGATCGGGTCGCCATACCTCCACCCCTAGATTTTTTGGTCTGAACCAGGGCGGAAGGTTCAATCTTCACTGTCGCCGTTCGACGACTGCCAGTAATCATCAAGTCGTCTCCGGATACTGTCCTGCTCGCGGAGCCCTTCTTCGCAGACATCACCTTGGCCGCTTCTTGATAGGCCGCAAAAGGGTCATTGCTAGTATTCCCAGACATGTTCCCTGCATAAAGAATCATCAGTAATCCAAACAAAGGAACATTCAAAGTGCACCAATCAAAAGACGCTTACCCCAGAGGCTGCTACGATGTAATGCACTGTTACTGAGTAAGAAAGGTACTTGACGATGACCAAGGGGAAGCTGACGTGCTCGAACAACGGTATCCTCTCCCTCCGGAAGAACGGGGTGCGTTCCAGCTGCAAACACAAGAGGGTTAGAAGATCAAGAAAGAAGTATAACCATGTGTATCCCCTAAACTTACCTACGATGGTCCAGTGATAGTAGTGTCCAGGAAGCATCACGAAAACATATCGTTCCTGCCACTTTTTACTAAAAGCAGACCCTTTACGATCACTCTTTTGAAGCTCCTCCACAATAGGCAATCCACTACGAGGGCGAAGATGAAGCCGACCTTCATTTCCGTTCAAAGGGGCCAAATGATAGGAGAATAGAACCTCATTGATCCCGAAGGATAAATTCTCCAAGTCACCCAGGTTTTGAATGGCCACGAGTAATCTCCAGGACGGAGGATTCAGCTGGGAAGGAGAGATCCCGAAAAAATCGCATAAACTCGCTACAAGCGATGGGATCACTCCTCTAAAGCCGATATCAAAGAAAGCCTCGTAAATGACGATCTGCCCGGGATGAAATTAGAAGCCCGTTCCTCCGGTGCTGGTCTCCGAAGAATAGTGGAGGAGGAAAGAGAATACTTCCGCCGCCATTCTACCATGTCATCCTCACTCACAGAGTACGCAGGACCTATTGGCGAAGGAGACGCATACACATATGGAAGTGGGGATGCTAGGTCATGCTCTGATCCCGTGCCTGGATAAGGAGAGCGGTCGGATCGGGAAACCGGAGAATCTATTCTTCTCTTTAAACCAACCCTATTGGTCATCGAAGGTGTCGAAGAGGCAGATCGTTTGGACATGGTCAATCGGTTCCTAATCGATAACTGGCAACCACAGTAAAGTGAACGACTATGGGCCTAGGAGATCATGATGGCTAGAGCTAGAAAGGCATAAGCAAAGAAGGAAGAGAAAAAGTACCTGTGTCGAAGATATGGGAAAGCAAGGAGCGCAGAAATAGGGAAGAAAAGGCAGAGGAATATATACGGGAAGAAGGGAAGCCGTTGAAAGTCTTCCCGAGGAAGTCGTGCATCTCAGCAAATCTCGGACCGTGAAATtcgaaatttaaaattatttcctTTACGCAAAGGGAAGAAAATATCAGTCGAATATCTGATATTAAAGGAAGAAATCCTCCAAAAGCAGGATGGGTCCCTTGATCTCTCCGTCTCTCCAGTCcgcacatgatttaaaacttcaGAGCTCCAGCCTCATCATCTCCAGAAGATAAGGAAAACTACTACTAGACTCCGGTCAAACACAAAGGAACCGATCCTCACCTGGGTTCAAAATGAGTTCCGGCTTGAGTGGAACCCAGGATAGCAAGATCAATGGAACGGGGTCCTGCCTAAGGGGAGCCTGTTGAGAATGAGCTACTctggttgacttgagtgcataGGTTATTCCCTGACTTCGATGACAAAATTgagaaataaggggcaaactgttggggaaaaataccccGGTATCATTTCCTTCAGCCTCCAGGCAGGACTCAGACCCTCGGGTCCCCGATAAGGGAACGCTCCAGGTCCCCGATAGAAGGAACCCTGAGTTCGGTCCCTGGAACCGAGctcccttccaagaaatggaaaacttccgataaggagacccttccatatttccgaatatggaagagtttaacctaat
This Brassica napus cultivar Da-Ae chromosome C6, Da-Ae, whole genome shotgun sequence DNA region includes the following protein-coding sequences:
- the LOC106394021 gene encoding uncharacterized protein LOC106394021, with protein sequence MSVSTWPDISHLSISTPELVNALRQMGQQVKWPPKMKAPDSFWNPEFWCDFHRDHGRKTEDCIALRIEKAKAHLSKETAGNSKGAAPTSPPRQDRVINVISGGSEVSGVSHAAAKKSTRNAKHGLEMTQSKLLLLGTDEISFTVKEQEKILAPHHDALVISLTVANCLVKRILVDNGSSSNIIFQRAYQDLGLEERALTRKVTPLIGFSGEVKQTAGEAILPVYTEGVNMSTKFLVVDCQSAYNMILGRPWIHDLGTTLDSRHGSSPFNPSSDGEVSYTLGASE